In a genomic window of Gossypium arboreum isolate Shixiya-1 chromosome 7, ASM2569848v2, whole genome shotgun sequence:
- the LOC108457693 gene encoding pto-interacting protein 1-like isoform X1, giving the protein MSCFGCCEEDDIHRAADNGGQYVVKHAAGNDGGYQTSETASKSAQTVKVQPIEVPVIPAEELKEITDNYGTNSLIGEGSYGRVYYGVLKSGQHAAIKKLDASKQPDDEFLSQVSMVSRLKHENFVQLLGYCVDGSSRILAYEFASNGSLHDILHGRKGVKGAQPGPVLTWAQRVKIAVGAARGLEYLHEKADPHIIHRDIKSSNVLIFDDDVAKIADFDLSNQAPDMAARLHSTRVLGTFGYHAPEYAMTGQLNAKSDVYSFGVVLLELLTGRKPVDHTLPRGQQSLVTWATPRLSEDKVRQCVDQRLGGDYPSKAVAKMAAVAALCVQYEADFRPNMSIVVKALQPLLNARPGPVETPST; this is encoded by the exons ATGAGTTGCTTTGGCTGTTGTGAAGAGGATGACATCCACAGAGCCGCTGATAATGGAGGTCAATACGTTGTTAAACATGCAGCAG GAAACGATGGAGGTTACCAGACTTCTGAAACTGCATCAAAGAGTGCTCAAACTGTGAAGGTTCAGCCTATTGAAGTCCCTGTTATTCCAGCTGAAGAATTGAAAGAAATCACAGATAACTACGGTACAAATTCTTTAATTGGAGAAGGTTCCTATGGAAGAGTTTATTATGGGGTCCTTAAAAGTGGGCAGCATGCAGCAATCAAAAAGTTAGATGCCAGCAAGCAACCTGATGATGAGTTTTTGTCCCAG GTTTCTATGGTATCAAGGTTGAAACATGAAAACTTTGTTCAATTGCTTGGTTACTGTGTTGATGGCAGCTCCCGTATACTTGCCTATGAGTTTGCATCAAATGGATCACTGCATGATATTCTCCATG GGAGAAAAGGTGTTAAGGGAGCTCAGCCTGGCCCTGTTCTGACATGGGCCCAGAGAGTAAAAATTGCTGTTGGAGCTGCGAGAGGGCTTGAATACTTGCACGAGAAGGCTGATCCTCACATCATTCATCGTGACATTAAGTCCAGCAACGTGCTAATATTTGACGATGATGTGGCAAAGATTGCTGACTTTGATTTATCAAATCAGGCTCCTGATATGGCAGCTCGTCTTCATTCCACTCGTGTACTTGGAACCTTTGGTTATCATGCTCCTGA ATATGCAATGACAGGTCAATTAAATGCCAAGAGCGATGTATACAGCTTTGGTGTCGTGCTGCTTGAGCTTCTAACTGGGAGAAAACCTGTTGATCATACTTTACCCCGTGGGCAGCAAAGTCTTGTGACATGG GCTACACCAAGGCTTAGTGAAGACAAGGTCAGGCAGTGTGTTGATCAAAGACTAGGGGGAGATTATCCTTCCAAGGCTGTCGCTAAG ATGGCTGCTGTTGCTGCATTGTGCGTGCAATATGAAGCTGATTTTCGGCCAAATATGAGCATCGTTGTCAAAGCTCTACAGCCGCTGCTAAATGCTCGGCCCGGACCTGTTGAAACACCAAGCACATAA
- the LOC108457693 gene encoding probable receptor-like protein kinase At2g47060 isoform X2 — translation MSCFGCCEEDDIHRAADNGGQYVVKHAAGNDGGYQTSETASKSAQTVKVQPIEVPVIPAEELKEITDNYGTNSLIGEGSYGRVYYGVLKSGQHAAIKKLDASKQPDDEFLSQVSMVSRLKHENFVQLLGYCVDGSSRILAYEFASNGSLHDILHGRKGVKGAQPGPVLTWAQRVKIAVGAARGLEYLHEKADPHIIHRDIKSSNVLIFDDDVAKIADFDLSNQAPDMAARLHSTRVLGTFGYHAPEYAMTGQLNAKSDVYSFGVVLLELLTGRKPVDHTLPRGQQSLVTWATPRLSEDKVRQCVDQRLGGDYPSKAVAKV, via the exons ATGAGTTGCTTTGGCTGTTGTGAAGAGGATGACATCCACAGAGCCGCTGATAATGGAGGTCAATACGTTGTTAAACATGCAGCAG GAAACGATGGAGGTTACCAGACTTCTGAAACTGCATCAAAGAGTGCTCAAACTGTGAAGGTTCAGCCTATTGAAGTCCCTGTTATTCCAGCTGAAGAATTGAAAGAAATCACAGATAACTACGGTACAAATTCTTTAATTGGAGAAGGTTCCTATGGAAGAGTTTATTATGGGGTCCTTAAAAGTGGGCAGCATGCAGCAATCAAAAAGTTAGATGCCAGCAAGCAACCTGATGATGAGTTTTTGTCCCAG GTTTCTATGGTATCAAGGTTGAAACATGAAAACTTTGTTCAATTGCTTGGTTACTGTGTTGATGGCAGCTCCCGTATACTTGCCTATGAGTTTGCATCAAATGGATCACTGCATGATATTCTCCATG GGAGAAAAGGTGTTAAGGGAGCTCAGCCTGGCCCTGTTCTGACATGGGCCCAGAGAGTAAAAATTGCTGTTGGAGCTGCGAGAGGGCTTGAATACTTGCACGAGAAGGCTGATCCTCACATCATTCATCGTGACATTAAGTCCAGCAACGTGCTAATATTTGACGATGATGTGGCAAAGATTGCTGACTTTGATTTATCAAATCAGGCTCCTGATATGGCAGCTCGTCTTCATTCCACTCGTGTACTTGGAACCTTTGGTTATCATGCTCCTGA ATATGCAATGACAGGTCAATTAAATGCCAAGAGCGATGTATACAGCTTTGGTGTCGTGCTGCTTGAGCTTCTAACTGGGAGAAAACCTGTTGATCATACTTTACCCCGTGGGCAGCAAAGTCTTGTGACATGG GCTACACCAAGGCTTAGTGAAGACAAGGTCAGGCAGTGTGTTGATCAAAGACTAGGGGGAGATTATCCTTCCAAGGCTGTCGCTAAGGTATAA